One region of Pogona vitticeps strain Pit_001003342236 chromosome 1, PviZW2.1, whole genome shotgun sequence genomic DNA includes:
- the LOC110089021 gene encoding caspase-10-like, giving the protein MEEEDSLKFRSQLLEVDANLGKDDVDALKFLCSDLIAFKRLETVMSAQDIFELLISKDLVNKEDMFLIAELLYLIKHNSLLHILGFTKEDVQNKLPQRRMVSEYREMLYDISEQFTEENVRIATFLLREHLPKKLCPASALELLTSLEKQDLLGTNNLEMLERLCEKISPDLLKNVNRYKERAGSYHGEFQNLNVQEHIMHSLLANQDVKAGNMFDTSEPSLQQPPGNHECKLEKSALYKMDGPHRGCCLIFNNMNFEGSLQDKRRNGSEIDAMELERVFTWLGLEVTTYKDQTAKGMEELLKQWQSSDCLKDRDCLVCCILSHGESGLIFGTDEQKISIRAIMSYFTANRCPFLAKKPKLFFIQACQGEKIQAPFFLDTDNNSPATLGADAQASGFVPTMSIPAEADFLLGMATVDGYLSFRHIYQGSWYIQSLCKKLRDLVPRGEDILSILTAVNADVSQRAAAQGQKKQMPQPAYTLRKKLIFPVP; this is encoded by the exons atggaggaggaagatagCCTGAAGTTCCGCTCGCAGCTTCTCGAAGTTGATGCCAATCTTGGGAAGGACGATGTGGATGCTCTGAAATTTCTCTGCAGTGATTTAATTGCCTTTAAAAGGCTAGAAACAGTGATGTCGGCACAGGACATTTTTGAGCTGCTCATCAGTAAAGACTTAGTCAATAAGGAGGACATGTTTCTCATCGCAGAGCTTCTCTACCTAATTAAGCACAACTCTCTGCTGCATATCCTTGGCTTTACCAAAGAGGACGTTCAGAACAAGCTTCCTCAGAGAAGGATGGTGTCTGAGTATCG AGAGATGCTGTATGACATATCTGAACAGTTTACTGAAGAGAATGTGAGGATTGCCACATTCCTTCTGAGGGAACACCTTCCAAAGAAGCTGTGTCCTGCA TCTGCTCTGGAACTGTTGACTTCCTTAGAGAAACAAGACCTCCTGGGTACAAACAACTTGGAGATGTTGGAAAGACTCTGTGAAAAAATATCACCCGATCTCCTGAAGAACGTGAATAGATACAAAGAAAGAGCAG GTTCTTACCATGGTGAATTTCAGAACCTAAATGTACAGGAGCACATTATGCATTCTCTACTTGCAAATCAAG ATGTCAAAGCAGGAAACATGTTTGACACCTCTGAACCCAGCTTGCAACAGCCTCCGGGAAACCATGAATGCAAACTAGAG AAGTCAGCTCTCTATAAAATGGATGGGCCACACAGGGGATGCTGCCTCATTTTTAATAATATGAACTTTGAGGGATCACTCCAGGACAAGAGGAGGAATGGATCTGAGATAGATGCCA TGGAACTGGAACGTGTATTTACATGGCTTGGGCTAGAAGTGACGACCTATAAGGACCAGACGGCCAAAGGGATGGAAGAACTTTTAAAGCAGTGGCAATCCTCTGACTGCTTGAAGGACAGGGATTGTCTGGTGTGCTGCATTCTGTCTCACGGGGAGTCTGGATTGATTTTTGGAACAGATGAACAGAAAATTTCAATCCGTGCCATCATGTCGTACTTCACCGCCAACCGTTGTCCCTTCctggcaaaaaaacccaaactgttCTTCATCCAAGCGTGCCAGGGTGAAAAGATACAGGCACCTTTCTTCCTTGACACAGACAACAACAGTCCTGCCACACTTGGAGCAGATGCAcaagcttcaggatttgtccccACAATGAGTATTCCAGCAGAAGCAGATTTTCTCCTTGGCATGGCCACGGTGGATGGTTATCTCTCTTTCCGTCACATTTATCAGGGCTCCTGGTACATTCAGTCTCTCTGTAAGAAGCTGCGGGATCTGGTGCCAAG AGGTGAAGACATCTTGTCCATTCTGACAGCAGTCAATGCAGATGTGAGCCAACGTGCAGCTGCTCAGGGGCAGAAGAAACAGATGCCACAGCCAGCATACACCCTTAGGAAAAAGCTGATATTCCCTGTGCCTTAA